One Gemmatimonadota bacterium genomic region harbors:
- a CDS encoding sulfatase-like hydrolase/transferase, translating into MTDLITERALRFVREHRARPFFLEVAYTAPHWPYQPPGRETRAARNAAHLDARDDDPGTRADYARMVERADAGIGELVRLVDSLGIARNTLVVFTNDNGGEWLSRNAPFRHRKWTLWEGGIRVPTIMRWLGRIPAGRTTAQVGITMDLTATIAAAAGATVPRDAGHEGVNLLPTALSIGRRSLAALLAHPCRG; encoded by the coding sequence ATGACCGACCTCATCACGGAACGCGCGCTGCGGTTTGTGCGTGAGCACCGGGCGCGACCGTTCTTCCTCGAGGTCGCGTACACGGCCCCCCATTGGCCGTACCAGCCGCCAGGACGCGAGACCCGCGCCGCGCGCAACGCGGCGCATCTCGATGCCCGTGACGACGACCCCGGCACCCGCGCCGACTACGCCCGGATGGTCGAACGCGCAGACGCGGGCATCGGGGAGTTGGTACGACTGGTGGACTCGCTGGGCATCGCCCGCAACACCCTCGTGGTCTTCACCAATGACAATGGGGGCGAGTGGCTCTCGCGCAATGCGCCGTTCCGGCATCGCAAGTGGACCCTCTGGGAAGGGGGGATTCGCGTCCCCACGATCATGCGCTGGCTCGGGCGCATCCCCGCCGGGCGGACGACCGCGCAAGTCGGGATCACGATGGACCTCACGGCGACCATCGCGGCGGCCGCCGGCGCGACCGTTCCTCGTGACGCGGGACATGAAGGAGTGAACCTCCTCCCGACCGCGCTCTCAATCGGGCGGCGCAGCCTGGCAGCTCTACTGGCGCACCCGTGCCGGGGGTGA
- a CDS encoding sulfatase-like hydrolase/transferase, with product MQSSPLLALFVLAIAAGRPRAQDAAPPNILLVITDDLGYGDLGVTGAQDIRTPHLDALARQGIRFTEFYANGPLCTPTRAALISGRYQQRVAIEEAFGGASSSFAERGLPVRGSSLPQLLKGRGYTTGLIGKWHLGYKPEFSPRAHGFDTFWGSRADTSTTTITPMVPAARTCSTATRRQRWTAT from the coding sequence ATGCAATCGTCGCCCTTGCTTGCCCTCTTCGTCCTGGCCATCGCCGCCGGCCGGCCGCGCGCCCAGGACGCCGCGCCGCCCAACATCCTGCTCGTCATCACGGATGACCTCGGCTACGGAGACCTTGGCGTCACCGGGGCGCAGGACATTCGCACCCCGCATCTCGACGCCCTCGCCCGGCAGGGGATCCGGTTCACCGAGTTCTACGCCAACGGGCCGCTCTGCACGCCAACGCGGGCGGCGCTGATCAGCGGGCGTTACCAGCAACGAGTGGCGATCGAGGAGGCGTTCGGCGGCGCGTCGTCGTCGTTCGCCGAGCGCGGGCTGCCTGTGCGTGGCAGCTCGCTCCCCCAGTTGCTGAAGGGTCGGGGCTACACCACGGGGCTCATCGGCAAGTGGCATTTGGGCTACAAGCCGGAGTTCTCGCCGCGCGCCCATGGGTTTGACACCTTCTGGGGATCAAGAGCGGATACGTCGACTACTACCATCACACCGATGGTGCCGGCCGCCCGGACCTGTTCGACGGCGACACGCCGACAACGGTGGACGGCTACATGA